The following is a genomic window from Collimonas fungivorans Ter331.
TGAACAGAAGGTGTTTTCGCTGACGCCCAAGGTGCTGAGGCTGGGACAGTCCTACCTGCATTCGGCGCGGCTGCCGCGCATCGTCCAGCCCTTGCTGTACCGCCTGGCTTATTCGCTGGAAGAGGCGGCCTCGGCCGGGGTGCTGGACCATGACGAACTGGTGTGCGTGGCCGCCGTCAGCGCCGGCCGGCTGGTATCGGCCACGCTGCAACCCGGCACACGGGTGCCGGCGTTTTGCACCGCCAACGGCCGCGTCCTGCTGGCCAGCCTGCCGCAAGCGCAGATCGAATCGTTCCTGGAACGGCTGCAGCTTGAGCCGATCACTGCCCACACCATCGTCAACAAGGAGAGGTTGCTGCTGGAAATTACCCGCACCCGGGCCCAGGGTTACGCCGTAGTCGACCAGGAGCTGGAACTGGGCTTGCGCACGATCGCGGTTCCGCTCAAGAATTTCCGGGGAGAGACGGTCGCGGCGGTGAACGTCAGCGTGCATGCGGCGCGCATGGCGGTGGAGGATATTGTCGAGCGTTGTTTGCCGGCGCTGTTGAAAGCGCAGGTGGAGTTGACGGCGCTGCTGTAAGGCTAAGCTGCTTCCAGCACTCGCATTTCGATGTGCATGCCAGCGGCGGCGGCCATATTGACCAGGGCATCCAGGCCGAACAGGTTGATCTTGCCGCGCATGAGGTCGGAGATGCGCGGTTGTGTAACGCCGAACAACTTGGCGGCTTGCGCTTGGCTCAGGCAGGTACGTTCAAGGTGGGCTTTCAGCGCCATCATCAAGCTCGAGCGCAGCTTCATGTTCTCGGCCTCTTCGGGAGTGTCTTCGATGGCATCCCATACGCTGCTGTATTGTTTCTTGCTCATTTTCCTAATTCCCTCATGAGGTCACGGTAACGGTTCTCGGCCAAGTCCAGATCCGGCTTGCCAGTCTTCTGTGTTTTCTTCTGGAAGCAATGAAGCACGTAGATCGCATCGGCAAACTTCGCTACGTAGATGATTCGAAACGCGCCGCTCGCGTCTCGAATCCGGATTTCTCTGACGCCTTGCCCAATCGTCGGCATCGGCTTCCAGTCGTCTGGCTCATGGCCCTGCTGTACCTGATCGAGTTGGTATCCTGCCTCACGTCGCGCCGATATGGGGAAAGTGCGGAGGTCGTCAAGGGAGCTGCCGCGAAATTCAACCGGTTTGGGATCCATTATTTATTGAAATATACAAAATTTTGTATTGATTGTCAAATGTATCTGGTCATGGTCGGAAATGCACCTCCGGCTTGAACGGTCGAGCAAAAGTCATTGATGTCAAACCCACATCATCAAGGTATTCGCCGTAGCCTGCAACGCCGGCAGGCAGCGCGCCGTGGCTTCGGCCTTCGAAGAACTTGAGATCATCATCGACACGCTCAGGGCGCCGATCAGGGCGCCGCGGCGGCTCTTGATCGGCACCGAGATGCCGCGCAGCCCGATTTCATACTGGTTTTCGGTGACGCCGAAACCGTCTTCGCGGATCGCGATCAGTTCCTGGAACAGCTGTTCCTTGTCGACTACGGTCAGGTGGGTGTAGGCGATCAGTTCGATCCGCTCCAGGTAGGCGCGCAAGTCGGCGTCCGGCATTGCCGACAGCAGCACCCGGCCGGCGGTGGAGGTGTAGGCCGGCAGCCGTGTGCCGGGTTCGAAACCGGTAGTCAGCAGCCGTGGCGCATTGACACGGCTGACGTAGACCACATCGTCGCCTTCCAGCACCGAATAATTGGTCGATTCCTGCAGCTGCAAGGTAAGCCGCTGCAGGAAAGGCACGATAGCGCGCGGCAGCCGCGCCGAATCGAGGTAGGAGCGCCCCAGGTTGAGCACCTTGGGCGTGAGCCAGAAGCTGCGGCCGTCGGTTGCCGCCAGGCCGATATGCACCAGCGTCAGCAGGTAACGGCGCGCCGCGCTGCGGCTCAGTGCGACTTTTTCCGCCAGTTCGCTTGCGGTCAGGCGCACGGTATCGTCGTTGAAAGCGGTAATCACGTCGATGCCCTTGATCAGGCCATCGATCAGGTCGCGCTTGGCGACTTCCATTTCCACCAGTTCCGGTTTCTTCATTCCAAATAACTCCAAAAATGCGCGCCAATCGCTCAATCTGCGCGATTGGCGCAGTATTGCACGTTTTTGAGGCTGTTTTTCTCGAAATGCTCTTCCTATACTTGGCCTGACTACTTCAGCCAAGGATCAGCATGACTGCGCAAGAACACAATCCGGAACCGAATAATCCGCTCGGCATAGACGGCATCGAATTCATCGAATATGCCAGCGCCCAGCCGCTGGCGCTGGGCGCCTTGCTGGAGCAGATGGGATTCGTGCCGACCGCCCGCCATCGTTCGCGCGAAGTGACCCTGTACCGCCAGGGCACGATGAACGTAATCGTCAATGCCGATCCATCCTCGCTGCCGCAGGCCGACGGTGAACCGCAAGCGACAGTGATCAGCGCGATGGCATTGCGCGTGCGCGACGCCGACGCCGCCTATCGCCACGCGATC
Proteins encoded in this region:
- a CDS encoding IclR family transcriptional regulator domain-containing protein; translation: MTIKPLPDARSDIAPISSSEEPLKRDLIAGLEKGLLVIEAFDQERSRLTISEVAQRAGLTRAAARRYLITLTHLGYVRHEQKVFSLTPKVLRLGQSYLHSARLPRIVQPLLYRLAYSLEEAASAGVLDHDELVCVAAVSAGRLVSATLQPGTRVPAFCTANGRVLLASLPQAQIESFLERLQLEPITAHTIVNKERLLLEITRTRAQGYAVVDQELELGLRTIAVPLKNFRGETVAAVNVSVHAARMAVEDIVERCLPALLKAQVELTALL
- a CDS encoding helix-turn-helix domain-containing protein, which codes for MSKKQYSSVWDAIEDTPEEAENMKLRSSLMMALKAHLERTCLSQAQAAKLFGVTQPRISDLMRGKINLFGLDALVNMAAAAGMHIEMRVLEAA
- a CDS encoding type II toxin-antitoxin system RelE/ParE family toxin — its product is MDPKPVEFRGSSLDDLRTFPISARREAGYQLDQVQQGHEPDDWKPMPTIGQGVREIRIRDASGAFRIIYVAKFADAIYVLHCFQKKTQKTGKPDLDLAENRYRDLMRELGK
- a CDS encoding IclR family transcriptional regulator domain-containing protein, with amino-acid sequence MKKPELVEMEVAKRDLIDGLIKGIDVITAFNDDTVRLTASELAEKVALSRSAARRYLLTLVHIGLAATDGRSFWLTPKVLNLGRSYLDSARLPRAIVPFLQRLTLQLQESTNYSVLEGDDVVYVSRVNAPRLLTTGFEPGTRLPAYTSTAGRVLLSAMPDADLRAYLERIELIAYTHLTVVDKEQLFQELIAIREDGFGVTENQYEIGLRGISVPIKSRRGALIGALSVSMMISSSSKAEATARCLPALQATANTLMMWV